The window GGCTTGTATTACTCTAGAGATTGGATCTGGGTTAAGAGGGAGGGAGACAAGGTAAGGATCGGCATAACTGACTATGCTCAGAAGCAGCTTAAAGATGTGGTATTCGCCGAACTTCCAAAGTCAGGGGATAAGATAGTGAAGGGGCAAGCTTTCGGGATGCTGGAATCAGTTAAATCCGTTTCAGAGCTGATCGCGCCTGTAAGCGGGAGGGTTGAGCAGGTCAACAATAAGGTTTTGGACAAACCTGAAATTCTGAATGAAGACCCTTATGGCGAGGGATGGCTCCTAATAGTTTCTCCGACAAACCTCGAGGAAGACTTAAAATCGTTAATGAACTTTGAAGAGTCTGTAAAGTGGCACAGGGATCTGGCAAAGGGTAGCTGAGGTATGGCGCGTAGAATAGTTGTGGTTGGAGCGAATGCTGCTGGCGTCGAGGCCGCTATAGCCGCGAGAAAGACTGATAGAGAAGCTGAAATCACGCTTGTGACAAGGGAGAATGTCGGAGCCTATTCAAGGTGCGGCTTACCGTTCGCATTAGCCGGACAAATTAAATCTTTTGAAGACCTAATCGTATACCCAAACACCTTTTACCGCATGATGAAGTTCAACCTCAGGTTGAATACTGAAGCCGTCAGCATAGATGTGAAGGAGAAGGGAGTAAAAGTCAAAAGCAAGGATGGTGTAGAGGAGAGGTTAGGCTTTGACAGCCTAATCTTAGCCACTGGTTCACAGTTCATTAAGCCGCCGATAAAAGGGATAGAAAAAGAGGGCGTCATGCTTCTCCAAACGCTCGATGACGGGAAGAAGATTGACCATATGATCAGAGACGGCGCGGAAGAAGCCGTAGTTCTAGGCGCAGGCTTTCTGGGTTTGGAAGCCGCGGTCGCATTAGTCGAGAGGGGGGTTAAGACGACAGTTGTCGAGATGCTCCCATATGTGCTGTCAAGGCTGCTTGACAAGGACATGGCTGACGAAGTCCAAAAGATGCTTGAAGAAAAGGGGCTCCGCATAATAGTCGGCCACGCCGCCGAGGAGATAATAGGCGATCAGCATGTTGAGGGGGTTAGGGTGGCAGGGGAA is drawn from Candidatus Bathyarchaeota archaeon and contains these coding sequences:
- the gcvH gene encoding glycine cleavage system protein GcvH, whose amino-acid sequence is MYYSRDWIWVKREGDKVRIGITDYAQKQLKDVVFAELPKSGDKIVKGQAFGMLESVKSVSELIAPVSGRVEQVNNKVLDKPEILNEDPYGEGWLLIVSPTNLEEDLKSLMNFEESVKWHRDLAKGS
- a CDS encoding FAD-dependent oxidoreductase; protein product: MARRIVVVGANAAGVEAAIAARKTDREAEITLVTRENVGAYSRCGLPFALAGQIKSFEDLIVYPNTFYRMMKFNLRLNTEAVSIDVKEKGVKVKSKDGVEERLGFDSLILATGSQFIKPPIKGIEKEGVMLLQTLDDGKKIDHMIRDGAEEAVVLGAGFLGLEAAVALVERGVKTTVVEMLPYVLSRLLDKDMADEVQKMLEEKGLRIIVGHAAEEIIGDQHVEGVRVAGEKLPADFVINACGVRPNVELAQKCGIILGKTGAISTNLRMETNVKDIYAAGDCAETLHLLTGTPIVPALGTTAVRQGKVAGINAAGGYAIYPGALCSAVTKMFDFEVGVTGLTEYSASRCGYETITGKISSKTRADYYPGALPIKVKVVVDKETKRIIGGQIIGGEEVTQRINALSIAIQNHMTVYELAKADTCYAPPLNETWEPFVLAAEMALKRI